A portion of the Edaphobacter lichenicola genome contains these proteins:
- a CDS encoding flippase, which translates to MQLRARHIARNVLFNWLGTLANMAVGFFFAPFILHRLGDAAYGVWVLAISVVGYLGLLDLGMQSSVLRFVSKGHTTGDHQASSEALSAALWIRLQLSGVGLLLSAGLAAVFPIWFKVPPALASDARKAILLIGLTTAIAMSFGVASAVLSGLNRYDLQNYVGLTQTAIRVIGIVFALRTGHGIVAIALCELVATIVSSVLLVLTAHRLYPELRVQLKKPKKETLRKLWVYSSYAFLTTIAVQLVYQADNLVVGAFLSATAVTYYAIANSLCRYASGLVGSVGGTFVPAASTYEAAGDTAGLLALYKNGTRATMLVSLPILITLVVRGRTFIGLWMGPQYSQQSGTVLIILCTALFFSFANRTAASVAYGVEKHKTSALWAICEGVANLALSVTLVHWYGIYGVALGTMIPSLIVHLIFWPRYISNLVGLSSFEVIWNVWGPLFLAGVPFAIASYAVSTLPVHNLTVFFLQILATLPVFFLTVALIFRGYVRQTVMPRVRSLLFTRA; encoded by the coding sequence TTGCAGTTACGTGCACGACACATTGCTCGGAACGTACTGTTCAATTGGCTCGGAACGCTTGCCAATATGGCGGTTGGGTTTTTCTTTGCGCCGTTCATCCTGCACCGCCTTGGAGATGCAGCCTATGGCGTGTGGGTGCTGGCGATCTCGGTCGTCGGCTACCTCGGCTTGTTGGACTTGGGCATGCAAAGCTCAGTTTTGAGGTTCGTCTCAAAGGGGCATACCACCGGCGATCATCAAGCCTCTTCGGAGGCGCTCTCCGCCGCGCTGTGGATTCGCCTCCAACTCAGCGGAGTGGGTCTGCTGTTGAGCGCAGGACTCGCAGCAGTATTTCCTATATGGTTCAAAGTGCCCCCGGCGCTTGCGAGCGATGCGCGGAAGGCAATTCTGCTGATTGGCCTTACGACCGCGATTGCCATGTCGTTCGGCGTCGCCTCGGCCGTTCTCTCTGGACTCAATCGCTACGATCTGCAGAACTACGTGGGCCTGACGCAGACAGCCATTCGCGTAATTGGAATTGTCTTTGCCTTGCGCACCGGCCATGGCATCGTCGCCATTGCACTGTGTGAACTGGTAGCAACGATAGTCAGCAGCGTACTTCTTGTGTTGACGGCGCACCGCCTCTACCCCGAACTCAGAGTTCAGCTGAAGAAACCAAAGAAAGAGACCCTTCGCAAGCTTTGGGTCTACAGTTCCTACGCCTTCCTCACCACCATCGCAGTTCAGCTGGTTTACCAGGCGGACAATCTCGTTGTAGGCGCGTTTCTCTCCGCAACCGCGGTAACCTATTACGCAATCGCGAACTCCTTGTGCCGCTACGCCAGTGGCTTAGTCGGTTCGGTCGGAGGAACATTTGTCCCTGCTGCAAGCACGTACGAAGCCGCAGGTGACACGGCCGGCTTGCTTGCTCTCTACAAGAACGGCACTCGAGCAACGATGCTTGTCTCTCTGCCGATCCTCATTACCCTGGTGGTTCGTGGACGCACGTTCATCGGGCTCTGGATGGGGCCGCAGTACTCGCAGCAGTCCGGAACCGTCCTCATCATCCTCTGCACCGCACTCTTCTTTTCGTTCGCGAACAGAACTGCAGCGTCGGTTGCGTATGGCGTCGAAAAGCATAAGACTTCCGCCTTGTGGGCGATTTGCGAAGGCGTTGCAAACCTTGCTCTCAGCGTTACCCTCGTGCACTGGTATGGCATCTATGGCGTTGCGCTTGGAACGATGATCCCCAGCTTGATCGTGCATCTCATCTTTTGGCCACGCTATATATCCAACCTCGTCGGCCTGAGCAGTTTTGAGGTGATATGGAACGTCTGGGGGCCACTATTTCTTGCGGGCGTTCCCTTTGCGATAGCGTCTTACGCCGTATCGACTCTGCCGGTTCACAATCTCACAGTCTTCTTTCTACAAATCCTCGCAACCCTGCCGGTTTTCTTTCTCACGGTCGCGCTGATCTTCCGCGGCTATGTTCGACAGACCGTTATGCCGCGGGTTCGTTCTCTCTTGTTTACAAGGGCGTAA
- a CDS encoding acyl carrier protein, translating into MSSQQVPSSLRDILADILEISPDEVTPELGVGTIESWDSFRHLQAILAIEGEYGVQFDPGRIADLTTVSLIQTELIAKGATL; encoded by the coding sequence ATGAGCTCTCAACAAGTTCCGTCGTCGCTTCGTGACATTCTCGCCGACATCCTGGAAATCTCGCCTGACGAAGTCACACCGGAGCTTGGTGTCGGCACGATCGAAAGCTGGGACTCCTTCCGGCACCTGCAGGCCATTCTTGCAATCGAAGGCGAGTACGGTGTCCAGTTCGATCCAGGTCGCATCGCCGATTTGACGACCGTCTCTCTCATCCAGACCGAGCTGATTGCCAAAGGAGCAACCCTTTGA
- a CDS encoding VOC family protein yields MTPEELGFKLRHVGVAVPTLGPTTEMLSALFGYRVVSGPFDDPIQKVSVNFLATSGSDTAEIELIAPLTEDSPIKATLAKGGGAAYHLCFETTNLDQALVHAKNNGCLVVTPPAPAVAFDGRRIAWIYTRSRQLFELVEAAV; encoded by the coding sequence TTGACGCCTGAAGAGCTCGGCTTCAAGCTTCGCCATGTGGGCGTGGCAGTCCCCACGCTTGGACCGACAACCGAGATGCTCTCGGCCCTCTTCGGCTACAGAGTTGTCTCAGGCCCCTTCGACGACCCGATTCAAAAGGTGAGTGTCAACTTCCTTGCTACCTCCGGCAGCGACACGGCCGAAATCGAATTGATCGCACCGCTCACCGAAGACTCTCCCATCAAAGCAACGCTTGCGAAGGGCGGCGGTGCCGCCTACCACCTCTGCTTTGAGACGACCAATCTGGACCAGGCTCTAGTCCACGCAAAAAATAACGGCTGTCTTGTCGTAACGCCCCCAGCTCCCGCTGTAGCGTTCGACGGCCGTAGAATCGCCTGGATCTATACGCGCTCTCGTCAACTCTTCGAACTCGTCGAAGCTGCAGTCTAA
- a CDS encoding glycosyltransferase, producing the protein MRSKDSEVVGGAKPTIAHLLPWPSIGGVEVATLRIIEATREQFRHVAFCMTNAVELKKACEKAGAEVVSYDPPEPSLRHGLRYFRQSQAVAREMRRLGVNLAHCSETKATYHNRLAALLAGVPMITHVRSRYSEMSMRDRLGFLGVSGYIFVSQDSRRQFVLKVPDSKARVLYDAVDVTEPRDDAANKLLREQLGVPAGVTLVGMIARVNPQKDYPTLASAAAQALAKRADVRFLVVGDNSIVEMNRVHYEGVNRRLVELGIADRFIFTGFRSDVAAIVSALDIFVLCTHREGLPLSILEAMALGKPVIATSVDGIPEVITNGVTGFLHAHQNSKELAEAILTCVEHPEMAKRVGEAAREQCRTSYNSQVFTANVAKIYHEFLRS; encoded by the coding sequence ATGCGAAGTAAGGATTCCGAGGTGGTTGGGGGGGCAAAACCAACGATTGCTCATCTTTTACCCTGGCCCAGCATAGGAGGCGTTGAGGTCGCCACGCTTCGCATCATCGAAGCAACACGGGAGCAATTTCGCCACGTTGCCTTTTGCATGACGAATGCCGTTGAGTTGAAGAAGGCGTGCGAAAAGGCAGGTGCCGAGGTTGTCTCTTACGATCCACCGGAGCCGAGCCTTCGGCATGGATTGCGTTACTTCAGGCAATCGCAGGCTGTTGCACGCGAGATGAGGCGGCTTGGTGTCAACCTCGCCCACTGCTCGGAGACCAAGGCGACGTACCACAATCGTTTGGCTGCGCTTCTGGCGGGAGTGCCGATGATTACACATGTGCGGTCGAGATACTCAGAGATGAGCATGCGCGACCGGCTTGGCTTTCTCGGGGTATCTGGGTATATCTTCGTCTCGCAGGACTCGAGGCGACAGTTTGTGTTGAAAGTGCCCGATTCGAAGGCTCGCGTTCTTTATGATGCGGTCGACGTCACGGAGCCGCGGGACGACGCGGCTAACAAACTTCTTCGTGAACAATTGGGTGTGCCAGCGGGAGTAACGCTGGTTGGGATGATTGCCCGGGTAAATCCGCAAAAAGACTATCCCACGTTGGCCTCTGCGGCAGCGCAGGCTCTTGCGAAGAGGGCTGATGTCCGATTCCTGGTGGTCGGTGACAACTCTATTGTGGAGATGAATCGGGTGCACTACGAAGGCGTAAATCGTCGGCTCGTCGAACTTGGTATCGCCGACAGATTTATATTTACCGGTTTTCGGTCCGATGTTGCAGCCATCGTCTCTGCGTTGGATATCTTCGTTCTATGCACGCATCGCGAGGGACTGCCTCTCTCTATCCTTGAGGCAATGGCGTTGGGCAAGCCGGTCATTGCGACGAGCGTCGATGGTATTCCTGAAGTGATAACGAACGGGGTCACCGGTTTTCTTCATGCTCATCAAAATAGCAAGGAGCTAGCCGAAGCAATTCTGACTTGTGTTGAGCATCCTGAGATGGCGAAGCGGGTGGGTGAAGCGGCGCGTGAGCAGTGCCGGACGAGCTACAACTCTCAGGTGTTTACAGCCAATGTTGCGAAAATCTATCATGAGTTTCTGCGAAGCTAG
- a CDS encoding HAD-IIIC family phosphatase: MQSDTERQELRRSIKTAASAHDAVAVLQHSRHLLAVSNKPADVMFCASTFNGIAEDLKNQIHARHLKTYIVRSVTVEPIVPYITTEAVLSNHVLDLHVGGYGSYVDELLNPQSALATFNPDLVCVLLDLEDIGGRLPDLCADGIGEGVDAEIDESVTRVAQLLKNFRSGSSARILFQGFVVPDETSLGDVGEANLPHSLSNAVRQLNQRLAALCRTISDCVFFDVDHLAARTGRTNWCDARMFLASRLPVASSSFSTYAHGLVRSFSALFRAPRKVLCTDLDNTLWGGVLGEEGPEGIATGSTFPGNCYLEYQRYLKQLSARGILLTIVSKNNDADVREAFQIRAADLGLSLDNFVATKISWNEKATSIRELAEELSLGLDSFVFVDDNPVECEAIRQQLPEVAVLTAPIEEPWKLVRLLSAQPFFDAAVVTDDDVNRLNEYKAQAQRAELANNAGDRNEFLASLDIVCTFLSALDAPLARSVQLLAKTNQFNLTTRRHSAAEVEEYASTPGGQAVAIRVRDRFGDAGVVGLALARTEGDSCTIDSLLLSCRVIGRGIETALLAHIAEGAIISGAKRLVGEFIATKKNAPCADFYLSHGFAQDTSRASAPESVFYQLDLTTSAPKSPAWLTLEGNNSNELSTSSVVAS, encoded by the coding sequence ATGCAAAGTGACACAGAGCGGCAGGAGCTACGCCGCAGCATCAAAACCGCCGCCTCCGCGCACGATGCGGTCGCGGTTTTGCAACACAGTCGTCATCTTTTGGCAGTGTCCAATAAGCCCGCCGACGTTATGTTTTGCGCCTCGACCTTCAACGGTATAGCCGAAGACCTGAAGAACCAGATACACGCCCGCCACTTGAAGACATACATCGTTCGCTCAGTCACGGTCGAGCCAATCGTCCCCTATATCACTACAGAAGCGGTGCTCTCAAATCACGTACTCGACCTGCATGTCGGCGGTTACGGATCCTATGTCGACGAACTGCTGAACCCTCAAAGTGCACTTGCGACGTTCAACCCCGATCTCGTCTGCGTACTCCTGGATCTGGAAGATATCGGCGGTCGGCTGCCCGACCTCTGCGCAGACGGAATCGGAGAAGGCGTTGATGCGGAGATCGACGAGTCCGTCACACGCGTCGCGCAACTGCTCAAAAACTTTCGCTCCGGCAGCTCTGCTCGCATACTCTTCCAGGGCTTTGTCGTTCCCGATGAAACTTCACTCGGTGACGTAGGCGAAGCGAACCTGCCTCACAGCCTCAGCAACGCCGTGCGCCAGCTGAATCAGAGGCTCGCTGCTCTGTGCCGCACCATCTCCGACTGTGTCTTCTTCGACGTGGATCATCTCGCTGCCCGCACTGGCCGGACGAACTGGTGCGACGCCCGCATGTTTCTTGCCTCGCGGTTGCCGGTCGCCTCTAGCTCGTTTAGTACGTACGCGCATGGTCTTGTCCGATCGTTCTCAGCGCTCTTTCGGGCACCCCGCAAGGTTTTGTGCACTGACCTCGACAACACACTGTGGGGCGGCGTTCTCGGCGAAGAAGGCCCGGAAGGCATTGCCACCGGAAGCACGTTCCCGGGCAACTGTTATCTCGAATATCAAAGGTATTTGAAACAGTTATCGGCTCGCGGCATACTGCTCACCATTGTGTCGAAGAACAACGACGCAGACGTCCGCGAGGCCTTTCAAATTCGCGCAGCCGATCTCGGGCTGAGCCTCGACAACTTCGTTGCGACCAAGATTAGCTGGAACGAAAAAGCAACATCGATTCGCGAACTGGCCGAAGAGCTCTCGCTTGGACTTGATTCGTTTGTATTCGTCGACGACAACCCTGTCGAGTGCGAGGCGATCCGGCAGCAGCTTCCAGAGGTCGCCGTCCTCACAGCGCCTATTGAAGAACCATGGAAGCTGGTTCGTCTTCTGTCGGCTCAGCCGTTCTTCGATGCAGCCGTCGTCACCGACGATGACGTCAATCGCCTGAACGAATACAAAGCCCAGGCACAACGAGCAGAGCTGGCAAATAACGCCGGAGATCGCAATGAGTTCCTCGCCTCCCTCGATATCGTCTGCACATTTCTAAGCGCTCTCGATGCTCCACTCGCCCGATCTGTCCAGCTTCTGGCGAAGACCAATCAGTTCAATTTAACCACCCGTCGACACTCCGCCGCAGAGGTGGAGGAGTACGCCTCGACCCCAGGCGGTCAAGCTGTTGCAATACGGGTCCGTGACCGCTTCGGCGACGCCGGCGTCGTCGGACTCGCTCTCGCACGCACCGAAGGCGACTCCTGCACCATCGACTCGCTGCTATTATCGTGTCGAGTCATCGGACGCGGAATAGAAACTGCCCTTCTCGCGCATATCGCCGAAGGCGCAATCATTTCAGGAGCGAAACGTCTCGTTGGCGAGTTCATCGCCACAAAGAAAAATGCTCCCTGCGCCGACTTTTACCTCAGCCACGGCTTTGCTCAAGATACGTCGCGAGCCTCCGCACCCGAATCCGTCTTTTATCAACTTGACCTGACCACCTCTGCTCCAAAGAGTCCCGCGTGGTTAACCCTGGAAGGAAATAATTCGAATGAGCTCTCAACAAGTTCCGTCGTCGCTTCGTGA
- a CDS encoding glycosyltransferase family 4 protein — protein sequence MKILHIISSGGMYGAEAVILNLSRTLNEISHSSVLGVFSNSANPNLQLHEAAAKEHIESHLIPCTGQIDRTVVASIRTLAARTNADVVHAHGYKADIYTYLALRRSLIPLVSTCHTWYDNDLFVSLYGMADRMVLRNFAAIVAVSDEVKLRLLKAGVREDKIRLVQNGIDLRPFDNATPSLRGNTPSNHAPIVGLVGRLAYEKGVDIFLRAAASVLVELPSTKFVVVGEGPDRDKLESLIDELKIRESVSMLGRRDDMPSVYASLAIMVSASRQEGLPIAILEGMASRRPILATAVGAVPTIVLDGRTGELLPPENVEALASSIVNLLRDPSRQESLGSAARKLVEEKFAAERMTVDYLHVYEDAISTRAKSTAKSFAPAPTQGKAK from the coding sequence GTGAAGATTCTGCACATCATCAGTAGCGGAGGAATGTACGGTGCGGAGGCCGTGATTCTCAACCTGTCGCGCACTCTCAACGAGATCTCGCACTCAAGCGTCCTGGGCGTCTTTTCCAACTCCGCAAATCCGAACCTGCAACTTCACGAAGCAGCCGCCAAAGAGCACATCGAATCGCATCTGATTCCCTGCACAGGGCAGATCGATCGAACTGTCGTCGCAAGTATTCGAACTCTCGCCGCTCGCACAAATGCGGATGTAGTCCACGCCCACGGTTACAAGGCAGACATCTACACCTACCTTGCGTTACGCAGGTCTTTGATACCGCTCGTCTCTACCTGCCATACCTGGTACGACAACGATCTATTCGTCTCCCTCTACGGGATGGCAGATCGCATGGTGCTGCGCAACTTCGCAGCGATCGTCGCGGTCTCGGATGAAGTCAAACTGAGGCTACTAAAAGCAGGTGTCCGCGAAGATAAGATTCGCCTCGTCCAGAACGGCATCGATCTGCGCCCATTCGACAACGCCACTCCATCGCTGCGAGGAAACACACCCTCGAATCATGCTCCCATCGTGGGCCTGGTGGGTAGACTCGCGTACGAAAAAGGAGTCGACATCTTCCTGCGTGCTGCCGCGAGCGTCCTTGTCGAACTGCCGTCTACAAAGTTTGTCGTGGTCGGCGAAGGCCCTGATCGAGACAAGCTCGAATCGCTCATTGACGAGCTGAAGATTCGAGAGAGTGTATCGATGCTCGGGCGCCGTGACGACATGCCCTCTGTCTATGCTTCTCTCGCAATCATGGTATCGGCCTCCCGCCAGGAGGGACTACCAATTGCAATCCTTGAGGGCATGGCAAGCAGACGGCCCATCCTTGCCACCGCCGTCGGCGCTGTGCCTACTATAGTTCTCGATGGCCGCACAGGAGAACTGCTCCCCCCGGAGAACGTCGAAGCACTTGCATCCAGCATCGTTAACCTATTGCGAGATCCTTCGCGCCAAGAGAGTCTAGGATCCGCCGCAAGAAAACTCGTCGAAGAAAAGTTTGCTGCGGAGCGCATGACAGTCGACTACCTCCACGTCTACGAAGACGCTATTTCGACGCGAGCTAAAAGCACAGCCAAATCCTTCGCTCCTGCACCGACACAAGGAAAGGCAAAGTGA
- a CDS encoding glycosyltransferase yields MSQPAVTLLMPVLNGMPFLPETLESIERQDYKNWEIIVWDNGSTDGTLEELHRWIPSRLPGRVISGEPLKLGPSLARLVEEAHSELCARIDADDVMYPERLRMQVAFMQEHPEVGVAGTEVEFIDTEGNVRPHSTPYATQDADLRWLVRWINPISHPSVMFRRNVVMQVGNYRDLKPFEDHDLWFRVGLVAELANLPQVLLKYRQHAKSTMGQANSKYHTYFDSMAELNADDLFTGFSSQEALRLRQKCIHGSEAKVTLGDLSSYRRAATNTALHLRKPKMYFRVTKSYKMFFKEMTRSYLLQYRAINAVVTLRQRMLSKSRT; encoded by the coding sequence ATGAGTCAACCAGCCGTTACCCTGCTCATGCCTGTTCTCAACGGCATGCCCTTTTTGCCTGAGACGTTGGAATCGATTGAGCGCCAGGATTACAAAAACTGGGAGATTATCGTCTGGGATAACGGGTCCACCGATGGAACCCTTGAGGAGTTGCATCGATGGATTCCATCGCGGCTTCCGGGCAGAGTCATCTCGGGTGAACCGCTGAAGCTTGGCCCCTCTCTGGCTCGGCTTGTGGAAGAAGCGCACTCGGAGTTATGTGCGCGGATCGATGCCGATGACGTCATGTATCCGGAGCGGCTCAGGATGCAGGTAGCGTTTATGCAGGAGCATCCTGAGGTTGGAGTTGCCGGCACCGAGGTTGAATTTATTGATACCGAAGGCAATGTGCGGCCGCACAGTACGCCCTATGCAACGCAGGATGCGGACCTGCGCTGGCTGGTGCGTTGGATCAATCCTATCTCTCATCCCTCGGTTATGTTTCGACGTAACGTTGTCATGCAGGTGGGAAACTATCGTGACCTGAAGCCTTTTGAGGACCACGATCTTTGGTTTCGAGTTGGTTTAGTCGCTGAGTTGGCGAATCTGCCTCAGGTTCTGCTCAAGTACAGGCAACATGCTAAGAGCACGATGGGGCAGGCAAACTCGAAGTACCACACCTACTTCGATTCCATGGCAGAGTTGAACGCGGACGATCTCTTCACAGGATTCTCGTCTCAGGAAGCCTTGAGACTGCGGCAAAAATGCATCCACGGCTCTGAAGCCAAAGTAACTCTTGGTGACCTTTCTTCTTATCGAAGAGCTGCCACAAACACTGCGTTGCACCTGCGAAAGCCGAAGATGTATTTTCGCGTCACGAAGTCTTACAAGATGTTCTTCAAAGAGATGACGCGGAGCTATCTGCTTCAATACCGCGCGATAAACGCTGTCGTTACGCTCAGGCAACGGATGTTATCCAAAAGCAGAACGTAG
- a CDS encoding glycosyltransferase family 4 protein, producing the protein MSKDTRQQKIFMMDLWATVPYYTAYLSKALLNKNVRLTVGSISYYLDPTCFSSRGIKLDPGLLNVVGRFQLPRLPRRVLKLLESILNLSALTVRFLVSPPDVIHVQFLPMLTSRLPLDLWFVQLCRRRGSKIVLTVHDLLPHNTGDTHRQTYYDLYQIVDHIICHSDSIKQRLCSEYSIPEEKISVIPHGPFFYDLAPANADQILQSFELDPRKLLVLWQGIISPYKGIDLLLEAWQQVEASVDNACLLIAGTGSTELLEQIRVQIRVLDLKRVTLHLRFISAEELVALYHAADIVVYPYRAITTSGALATGLALGKTIVASNLAVFRELLTDRENALLVEPQNPAELAAALIELSRNKTLRQQLSENVQQMNFGAESWSSIADKTIECYKLLEFVPGHDIKIKSPH; encoded by the coding sequence GTGAGCAAAGACACCCGCCAGCAGAAGATCTTCATGATGGATCTCTGGGCGACCGTACCCTACTACACGGCGTATTTATCGAAGGCGCTCCTCAATAAGAACGTCCGATTAACTGTCGGTTCAATCTCCTACTATCTCGATCCGACCTGCTTCTCAAGTCGAGGCATCAAGCTCGACCCGGGTCTTCTGAATGTAGTCGGTCGATTCCAACTTCCACGTCTGCCGCGCAGAGTTCTCAAGCTTCTGGAATCGATCCTCAACCTATCCGCCCTGACAGTACGTTTTCTCGTCTCCCCACCTGATGTTATTCACGTGCAGTTCCTGCCGATGCTGACGTCGCGTCTCCCACTCGACCTCTGGTTCGTGCAACTATGCCGCAGACGTGGCTCGAAGATTGTGCTCACCGTCCACGACCTCCTTCCCCACAACACGGGCGACACGCACAGACAGACCTACTACGACCTGTATCAAATTGTGGATCACATCATATGCCACTCCGACAGCATCAAACAGCGACTCTGTTCGGAGTACTCCATACCTGAAGAGAAAATATCGGTCATCCCGCACGGCCCATTCTTTTACGATCTCGCACCAGCCAATGCCGATCAGATCCTTCAAAGCTTTGAGCTCGACCCCCGAAAGCTCCTCGTGTTATGGCAGGGGATCATCTCGCCGTACAAGGGGATCGATCTTCTCCTTGAGGCCTGGCAGCAGGTTGAAGCCTCGGTGGACAACGCCTGTCTACTGATCGCAGGCACCGGCTCAACCGAGCTGCTCGAACAGATCCGCGTTCAGATCCGCGTTCTTGACCTCAAGCGTGTGACGTTGCATCTACGCTTCATCTCAGCGGAGGAACTCGTAGCTCTCTACCACGCAGCGGATATCGTGGTCTATCCCTACCGTGCCATAACAACGAGTGGCGCACTCGCAACCGGGCTGGCCTTAGGCAAAACTATCGTCGCCAGTAATCTCGCAGTCTTTCGCGAACTGCTCACCGATCGAGAAAATGCCTTACTGGTCGAGCCTCAAAACCCAGCCGAACTTGCCGCCGCATTGATCGAACTCTCCAGGAATAAAACTCTGCGACAACAACTATCAGAAAATGTGCAGCAGATGAACTTTGGAGCAGAGTCGTGGTCGTCAATTGCAGATAAAACAATTGAATGTTACAAATTACTCGAATTTGTGCCTGGCCATGATATAAAAATTAAGTCACCCCACTGA
- a CDS encoding polysaccharide deacetylase family protein, which produces MTQPSESLYLLYHELRPRRSDYSYVVETTAFERQCDLFLKLRNRKEPGLSPEVTFDDGHVSNFEFALPILHARAIQAWFFITVGWTGQRPHYMDWQQLRTLHEAGQQIGAHGWTHTLLTHCRTTELQKELAEARLTLEDKLGTSITTMSLPGGRANPRVIQACRDAGYTQIFTSIPKREPRPAGAMIGRLNIRGDMTLEWLERLFEPKSNVLSSLARQHQIKTAAKSLLGDSLYEKLWGLVNRQESETHIGDATAREDSAHHQ; this is translated from the coding sequence GTGACCCAGCCGTCAGAAAGCTTGTACCTTCTCTACCACGAACTGCGACCACGCAGAAGCGACTACTCCTACGTCGTAGAGACGACCGCTTTCGAAAGACAGTGTGACCTCTTTCTAAAACTTCGAAACAGAAAAGAACCAGGGCTATCTCCCGAGGTGACCTTCGACGACGGACATGTCTCGAACTTCGAATTTGCACTGCCCATTCTTCATGCACGTGCAATCCAGGCATGGTTCTTCATCACCGTCGGCTGGACAGGCCAAAGGCCGCATTACATGGACTGGCAGCAACTCCGCACACTGCACGAAGCAGGCCAACAAATTGGAGCACATGGCTGGACTCACACACTTCTGACTCATTGCAGGACAACGGAACTACAGAAAGAGTTAGCCGAAGCGAGACTCACACTGGAAGACAAACTGGGAACATCCATCACCACGATGTCCCTTCCAGGCGGCCGCGCAAATCCTCGTGTCATCCAAGCGTGCCGTGACGCGGGCTACACGCAGATCTTCACGTCAATCCCGAAACGCGAGCCACGACCAGCAGGAGCTATGATCGGCCGCCTGAACATACGCGGGGATATGACGTTGGAGTGGCTCGAAAGACTCTTTGAGCCAAAGAGCAACGTTCTATCCAGTCTGGCGCGACAACATCAAATCAAAACCGCCGCGAAATCTCTGTTGGGAGACAGCCTGTACGAAAAACTTTGGGGCCTCGTCAATCGACAAGAGTCAGAAACCCACATAGGAGACGCTACTGCACGTGAAGATTCTGCACATCATCAGTAG
- a CDS encoding serine O-acetyltransferase, with product MSKFSEDIARYRKMGHGGRQLWLNPAIWAIAIYRFGHWLYATKPFVLVRIPLKILYFFAYMFSEVVMEMCLDPQATIGGGLYIAHIGGVHINPQAIIGSNCDIAHRVTIGASAMGRKGAPVVGDQVYIGTGATLVGKIKIGSGAKIAANTLVMSNIPDGATVMGVPGRIIMRAPKPTQTPAASAPETIDAK from the coding sequence ATGTCTAAATTTTCAGAAGATATCGCACGCTACAGAAAAATGGGCCATGGGGGGAGACAGCTCTGGCTCAACCCTGCGATATGGGCGATCGCGATCTATCGATTCGGCCACTGGCTCTATGCCACAAAGCCGTTCGTCTTGGTCCGTATTCCGCTGAAGATCTTGTACTTTTTCGCTTATATGTTCTCCGAAGTCGTCATGGAGATGTGCCTCGACCCGCAGGCTACGATCGGCGGCGGCCTCTACATCGCCCACATCGGCGGCGTCCACATCAATCCGCAGGCAATCATCGGCAGCAATTGTGACATCGCGCATCGCGTGACGATTGGTGCCTCGGCAATGGGCCGTAAAGGGGCACCGGTTGTTGGAGACCAGGTCTATATCGGCACCGGCGCGACGCTGGTCGGAAAGATCAAAATCGGCAGTGGCGCCAAGATCGCTGCAAACACGCTCGTCATGAGCAACATTCCCGATGGCGCTACCGTGATGGGAGTGCCAGGCCGCATCATCATGCGCGCGCCGAAGCCTACTCAAACTCCAGCAGCATCCGCACCGGAGACGATCGATGCAAAGTGA